The genomic segment CCGGGAGGCCGAGGAGCCGCGGGTTCCCGCCGCGCCCCGCATCGACCTGTCCGCCGCCCGCGCCCGCGTGCGTGAGGTGATCGAGCCGGTCGTCGCCCGGGCGGGTTACGACCTGGAAGACGTGGCCGTCTCGCGGGCCGGCCGCCGCCACGTGGTGCGCGTGCTGGTCGACACCGACGGCGGCATCAGCCTGGACGACGTGGCGATCGTCTCGCGCGAGATCTCCGGCGCGCTCGACGCGGCCGACGAGCAGGGCGAGGTGCTGGCGGGCGAATACCAGCTGGAGGTGGGCTCGCCCGGTGTCGACCGGCCGCTGACCCTGCCCCGGCACTGGCGGCGCAACCGGGGCCGGCTGGTCGCGGTCAACGGGCTGACCGGCCGCGTGGTCGACACCGATGACGAGGGCGTCGTGCTCGACGTCGACGGCACCCCCCGCGAGCTGCGCTTCGACGAGCTCGGCCCGGGCAAGGTGCAGATCGAGTTCAAACGGCTGGACGAGGCCGACTTCGGCGACGAAGACGACGACGATGACGATGACGACGAAGGGGAGGGCGAGGAATGAACATCGACCTCGCGGCGCTGCGCGCCCTGGAGCGCGAGCGGGAGATCCCGTTCGACACGATTCTGGCCGCCATCGAGACGGCCCTGCTGACCGCCTACCGGCACACCGAGGGCGCGCAGAGCCACGCGCGCGTCGAGATCGACCGTAGGACCGGTGTCGCCTCGGTGCTGGCGCAGGAACTGGACGACGACGGCACGGTGGTGCGCGAGGTGGACGACACCCCGCACGACTTCGGCCGCATCGCCGCGATGACCGCCAAGCAGGTCATCCTCCAGCGGCTGCGCGAGGCCACCGACGAGCAGCACTTCGGTGAGTACGCGGGGCGCGACGGTGACCTGATCACCGGCATCGTGCAGGCCGACGCGGCGCGGGCCGAGAAGGGCATCGTGATCGTCGACCTCGGCAAGATCGAGGCCGTGCTCCCGCAGTCCGAGCAGGTCCCCGGCGAGTCCTACGAGCACGGGTCGCGCATCCGGGCGATCGTCGTGCACGTGGCCAAGGGTTTCCGCGGCCCCCAGGTCACCCTTTCGCGCTCCCACCCGGCCCTGGTCAAGAAGCTGTTCGCGCTCGAGGTCCCCGAGATCGCCGACGGTGTGGTGGAGATCGCCGCGATCGCACGTGAGGCAGGTCACCGCACCAAGATCGCGGTGCACTCGACGGTTCCCGGCGTCAACGCCAAGGGCGCCTGTATCGGCCCGATGGGTCAGCGGGTCCGGGCCGTGATGAGCGAGCTGCACGGCGAGAAGATCGACATCATCGACTGGTCGGAGGATCCGGCCCAGTTCGTCGGCAACGCCCTCTCGCCCGCAAAAGCCCTGCGTGTCGAGGTGGTGGACGCCGCCACCAGGACGGCCCGGGTCACCGTGCCCGATTTCCAGCTCTCGCTGGCGATCGGCCGTGAGGGGCAGAACGCCCGGCTCGCCGCCCGCCTGACCGGCTGGCGGATCGACATCCGGCCGGACAATGAACCGACCGGCCCGTCCGACCGTTCAACCCCGGCCGACCGTGATGCGGCCGAGGCGGGAAGCTGACCGGATACGCGTCCGGGGCGCATGAGGAGTAGACTTTCATATGGTCGGCCCGACGCGAACCTGTGTCGGCTGTCGCAAGCGCGCGCCGGCCTCTGATTTGCTGCGGTTCGTCGCGGCCGGTTCCGGGGATGATCTCCGGCTCCAGCCCGATCCGAATCGCCGACTGCCGGGCCGGGGAGCGCATCTGCATCCTGATCCGGCTTGCTTCGCGCTGGCGGAGCGGCGTCGCGCCTTCGGGCGGGCGCTGCGTCTCCCCGGTGTTGCTGACACCGGAATGCTTGCCGAGCACATCCGGGTGGCTTCCATGTCACTCGGAACGACCGATGACACGGCCGCCGTGGCCGTGTCACGACCCAGCAAGGTAGGACGACCCAGATGAGCACACGATGAAGTCCCTGAAATGAACAGGCTTCTAGTGCACGAGTGAGGTCGTTGCGGGTGCGCTCGCACGACCTCGAAGTGAGGAGTGCAGTGCCAGGAAAGGCCCGCGTACACGAGCTCGCGAAGGAGCTCGGGGTCGACAGCAAGACCGTTCTCGCCAAGCTCAAGGAGATGGGCGAGTTCGTCAAGTCAGCTTCAAGCACGGTCGAGGCCCCGGTGGCCCGGCGGCTTCGTGGCGCCCTCGAGGCAGGATCCGCTCCGGCGGCCCCCGCCGCGTCGGCCCCCAGTGCCCCCGCGCCCACCTCCGCCCGTCCGGCCCCGCCCAGCGCCCGGCCGCAGCCGCCGCGCAAGCCGGCCGCCCCGGCCGCGGGAGCGCCCAGCGCCCCCACGTCCCCGGCGCCGTCTCCCGGTTCCTTCGCGCGTCCCAAGCCGCCGGCCGGCCGTCCGGGTCCCACGCCCGGTCCGGTCGCCAAGCCGGCGAGCGCCCACGACATCGAGGTCGCAGCGGCCGAGGCACGTGCCTCGGCGCTCAAGGCCGAGCAGGAGGCCGCGGTCAAGGCCGCTCAGGCCGCCCGCACCCGCGACGCCGAGCGTCGCGCCCAGCAGCCCCCGGCCGACGGTGGCTCGCGTCCCCGTCCGGGCCCCGGTGCGGTTCCCCCGCGTCCGGGTTCCCCGGCTGCCCGTCCCACGGCTCCCGGTGCTCCGGGCGGCCCGCGTCCCGGCCCCGCCGGTGGCGCGCCGCGCCCGCCGCAGCGTGGTCCCGGTAACAACCCGTTCGGGGTGTCCGGGGGTGGCGCCGGTTCGCGGCCCACGCCCAACGCGATGCCCCGGCCCAACCAGCCCGGCATGCCGCCGCGGCCGAGCCCGGCGTCGATGCCGCCGCGGCCCAGCCCCGCGTCCATGCCCGCGCAGCGCCCGGCCGGTCCCGGCCGTGGCGGTCCCGGCGGCGGCGCCGGTCGTCCCGGTGGTCCCGGCGGCGGCCGTGGCGGCCCCGGTGGTGGCGGCGGCGGTTACCGTGGCGGCCCCGGTGGTGGCGGCGGCGGTGGCGGTGGCTACCGCGGCGGTCCCGGTGGTGGCGGCGGTGGCGGTGGCTACCGCGGCGGTCCCGGCGGCGGTGGCGGTGGCGCCGGTGGCGGCTTCCGTCCCGGTGGCGGTGCTCCGGCCGGTGGCGGTGCTCCCGGTCGTCCCGGTGGCGGCGGTCGTGGCCGTGGCGGCGGCGCCGCGGGTGCCTTCGGGCGTCCGGGTGGCCGGCCGACCCGTGGCCGCAAGTCGAAGAAGCAGCGGCGTCAAGAGTTCGACAACCTGTCGGCTCCGCAGATGAGCTCGGGCGCTCCGCGTGGTCAGGGCCAGGTCATCCGGCTCTCCCGCGGCGCGTCGCTCTCCGACTTCGCCGACAAGATCAACGCGAACCCCGGTTCGCTGGTCCAGGAGATGTTCAACCTGGGCGAGATGGTGACGGCGACGCAGTCCGTCTCCGACGACACGTTGCTCCTGCTGGGCGAGCACCTGGGCTTCGACGTCCAGATCGTCAGCCCGGAGGACGAGGACCGTGAGCTGCTCGCGCAGTTCAACATCGACCTCGACGCCGAGGTCGCGGAGGACCGCCTGGTCAGCCGTTCGCCGGTCGTGACCGTCATGGGTCACGTCGACCACGGTAAGACCAAGCTGCTCGACGCGATTCGCAAGACCAACGTGGTCGCCGGCGAGGCGGGTGGCATCACCCAGCACATCGGCGCCTACCAGGTGCACTACGAGCACAACGGTGACGACCGCGCGATCACCTTCCTCGACACCCCGGGTCACGAGGCGTTCACTGCCATGCGTGCCCGTGGTGCCCAGGTGACCGACATCGTCATCCTCGTGGTCGCGGCCGACGACGGCGTCATGCCGCAGACGGTCGAGGCGCTGAACCACGCCAAGGCGGCCGAGGTGCCGATCGTGGTCGCGGTCAACAAGGTCGACAAGCCCGACGCCAACCCGGAGAAGGTGCGGCAGCAGCTGGCCGACTACGGCCTGCTGGCCGAGGAGTACGGCGGCGACACGATGTTCGTGAACGTGGCGGCCAAGCCCGGGATCGGCATCGACGAGCTGCTCGAGGCCGTCCTGCTCACCGCCGACGCCTCGCTGGAGCTCACCGCTCCGGTCGACGGCGCGGCCCAGGGCGCGGTCGTCGAGTCGCACCTCGACAAGGGTCGTGGTGCGGTGGCGACGGTGCTGGTGCAGAAGGGCACACTGCGGGCCGGCGACTCGATCGTGGCGGGCGGCGCGCACGGCCGCGTCCGCGCCATGCTCGACGAGAACGGCAACACGGTGGCCGAGGCCCTGCCGGCACGTCCGGTGCTGGTGCTCGGTCTGACCTCGGTGCCCGGCGCGGGTGACACGTTCCTCGCCGGCGAGGACGACCGCACCGTGCGCCAGATCGCCGAGCAGCGGCAGGCCCGCCGTCGTGCGGCCAGCTTCGCCAAC from the Paractinoplanes abujensis genome contains:
- the rimP gene encoding ribosome maturation factor RimP, producing MTQRGRAGARPGQGPGARRRREAEEPRVPAAPRIDLSAARARVREVIEPVVARAGYDLEDVAVSRAGRRHVVRVLVDTDGGISLDDVAIVSREISGALDAADEQGEVLAGEYQLEVGSPGVDRPLTLPRHWRRNRGRLVAVNGLTGRVVDTDDEGVVLDVDGTPRELRFDELGPGKVQIEFKRLDEADFGDEDDDDDDDDEGEGEE
- the infB gene encoding translation initiation factor IF-2 → MPGKARVHELAKELGVDSKTVLAKLKEMGEFVKSASSTVEAPVARRLRGALEAGSAPAAPAASAPSAPAPTSARPAPPSARPQPPRKPAAPAAGAPSAPTSPAPSPGSFARPKPPAGRPGPTPGPVAKPASAHDIEVAAAEARASALKAEQEAAVKAAQAARTRDAERRAQQPPADGGSRPRPGPGAVPPRPGSPAARPTAPGAPGGPRPGPAGGAPRPPQRGPGNNPFGVSGGGAGSRPTPNAMPRPNQPGMPPRPSPASMPPRPSPASMPAQRPAGPGRGGPGGGAGRPGGPGGGRGGPGGGGGGYRGGPGGGGGGGGGYRGGPGGGGGGGGYRGGPGGGGGGAGGGFRPGGGAPAGGGAPGRPGGGGRGRGGGAAGAFGRPGGRPTRGRKSKKQRRQEFDNLSAPQMSSGAPRGQGQVIRLSRGASLSDFADKINANPGSLVQEMFNLGEMVTATQSVSDDTLLLLGEHLGFDVQIVSPEDEDRELLAQFNIDLDAEVAEDRLVSRSPVVTVMGHVDHGKTKLLDAIRKTNVVAGEAGGITQHIGAYQVHYEHNGDDRAITFLDTPGHEAFTAMRARGAQVTDIVILVVAADDGVMPQTVEALNHAKAAEVPIVVAVNKVDKPDANPEKVRQQLADYGLLAEEYGGDTMFVNVAAKPGIGIDELLEAVLLTADASLELTAPVDGAAQGAVVESHLDKGRGAVATVLVQKGTLRAGDSIVAGGAHGRVRAMLDENGNTVAEALPARPVLVLGLTSVPGAGDTFLAGEDDRTVRQIAEQRQARRRAASFANSGTKATIENLMEQLKEGEKTSLTLVIKGDSSGSVEALEDALFKIEIPDEIQLKVIHRGVGAITESDVNLASASSEAIATIIGFNVRASNKVKEMADRANVEIRYYSVIYQAIEEIEAALKGLLKPEYEEVEQGTAEIREVFRSSKIGLIAGCLVRTGLIRRNAKARILRDGTVVADNVTISSLRRFKDDATEVREGFECGLTLNGYGSPQVGDVIETFEMREKPRS
- the nusA gene encoding transcription termination factor NusA — translated: MNIDLAALRALEREREIPFDTILAAIETALLTAYRHTEGAQSHARVEIDRRTGVASVLAQELDDDGTVVREVDDTPHDFGRIAAMTAKQVILQRLREATDEQHFGEYAGRDGDLITGIVQADAARAEKGIVIVDLGKIEAVLPQSEQVPGESYEHGSRIRAIVVHVAKGFRGPQVTLSRSHPALVKKLFALEVPEIADGVVEIAAIAREAGHRTKIAVHSTVPGVNAKGACIGPMGQRVRAVMSELHGEKIDIIDWSEDPAQFVGNALSPAKALRVEVVDAATRTARVTVPDFQLSLAIGREGQNARLAARLTGWRIDIRPDNEPTGPSDRSTPADRDAAEAGS
- a CDS encoding YlxR family protein — translated: MVGPTRTCVGCRKRAPASDLLRFVAAGSGDDLRLQPDPNRRLPGRGAHLHPDPACFALAERRRAFGRALRLPGVADTGMLAEHIRVASMSLGTTDDTAAVAVSRPSKVGRPR